DNA sequence from the Pseudomonadota bacterium genome:
ACTCCTACATTGAGCCTATTAATCTGGATAAAAATTCCCAACTGGCAAGAATCATGTACGAGGCAGACTACGCGCTCAAAAGTATAAGCGTAATGCCGGAACTGTTCCAAAACATTCCCGGTAGCCGCACCAAGATGGAATACGGGATTGAGAATAGATTGATGGACGGCGAAAAAAGACAATTTTTACATGTTTGGCTCGAACCCAAGATGGTTCAAATGACAGTCTCTCCGGAACGCACGGTGGTTGCCTTCGTCTCTTCGCAAATGCTGTTTAGCGCGGGGGACGACGCCGATTACTGGAATCTTCCCCCTGATAAAGAACTTAATCATGAATACGATGCCTGGTGCGCACAAGTCATGAACCATTATGACGCCTATGCCCGCATCATACCAGCCTTTCACAAAGTCAGGGAAGCGGCCAAGATTATAGCTCTGGCCAAATGGATAATTGCCGAGAAAATACCACTTGACCTGAGAACCGTAACCCAGGAAAAATGGGATATGCCCGACAAGGTGCCGATTTTCTGGGTTCTGATGCAGTCCTACTTTCAGCCCAAAGGTAAAGCAGACTACGTGGGACAGATTGATCGAATGGCGAATGGCGGCATATCCTTCGAAAGATCAAACTGGACCCGGATGACGCCGTCCACCATAAGCGAAACCAGGGTAGCCGACCAACTCACACTGAGCGCCGGTCTCGGGCAAAAAGCGGTGAAGGCCCTCAAGGACGGCGACATGGAACAAGCCCGGTATCTTGCCGAGCTGAGCGCCCAGGCGATGAGCGGTGGCCTGTCGAGGGCCAACTTGGCGAAGCTGAACATCGTCGTGCCGGAGGCCAAGCCGGTGCCGGTTTCACCGGCCAATGTCCAGTTACAGAAAGAGGTAATTAAAAAGACCCACCAACTGATCGTAACCTTGGGCCAGGACCCATCGTCTATAGGAACGGCAACCTCCACCCTGGCTCAACTGAATAGACTCTATGACCAGGTGCGGGATAACCCGGCAGCGGCCAGCGATTACCTGCTGCAACTGCAGACAGGCAAGCTTCCTCCTACTGTGACGGCACAGACGACGGCAGCTAAACCGCCAACTGATACGGTCTGCGGCGAAAGCTCCTTGGGAGCGACAACACTGTCAGCCGAACGTGAAGAGTATCTGACCAAAAAAATGAACGAGGCGCAAGACCGGCTGAGACACATTAACGAGGCGCTGAAGAAGCTTGTCGCTATCAACGTCGCACAGCAAGCAGAGATCAACAAGCTGACGGCGGAGATTACGGAGCAATACAAAAAGGCTCAGGACCGGGCCTGGGACGTGGTCTTTGACCTGTTGACCAGCGTATCGCTGGATGCCTTTGGGGCTGAGCAGGTAAAGCGGGTGAAGGGTATCGAGGATGCCATCACGGGCAAGATCGCCCTGAAGACAACGCCGCTGAATGCGGCTGCCCTGCAGAAGGTCGAGGAAGAGATTAAACTGCTGCAGTCGACGAAATTCCGCTTGGAGGAAGCCTATTCCTCCACCGATAATCTGATCGCTCTTTTTAAGGGGGTCAGCTACGCTAATAATATCGACGACTGGCAGCGAAAGAACCAGAGTGCCTGGGAGCGGGCTAAGACCAGTCTGGCGTTACTCGGCAATCTTGCGCTTGACCACCCGGCTCTGGAAAAATGGCTGGGCAAAAAGGCCTTCTTTGCAGGCGAGAAATTGTGGCAAGTGGCGGCGATGGGCAAAATGGCCTATTACGCCTGGGGGTTCTACATGGACATTCTTACCCAGATAGCAATCTGGGAGCCGATGACCGCAAATCTCCAGAACAACCTTAACTACAACACCCAAGCGATGGAGTCCCTCAGACAGAAGGCGGCAAAGACCTACCGGGAAATCGGCTGCATCGAAGAAAAGCTGCGGTAGTCAGTATTTACCGGCAAGATTACAGTTGCTGGCCGGAGTCATACTTCCCATCTTTCCATTGACCTTCATAGATCACTTTGCCGTTGGACTCTTTTAAAATACCGTAGCCATTTAAATTATCATTACGCAAATCCCCTTCATATATGGCACCCTTGGGGAATTTCAATATCCCCTTGCCGTTCATCATGCCTTTCTTCCAGTCGCCATTGTAGGTCTGACCATTAGGCCATTTCATTACGCCTTTCCCGTCGTGTTGGCCGGCTTTCCATTCGCCCTCGTAAATCTGACCATTAGCTTCTTTCATTATGCCCTTGCCTTCCACCTGGTCGGCTTTATAGTCGCCCTCGTAAATCTGACCATTTGACCATTTTGTTATGCCCTTGCCTTCGCGTTTACCAGCCTTATAATCGCCGTTGTAGGAAATGCCATGTGACCACTTCATGGTGACTTTACCTTCCAGCAGTCCGGCGACCATCTCTGCTTCGCCCCAGTACTTCCAGTCTTTGCCGTCTTTATCCCGGACGGTCAGTGTGAGAGTGCCTTTTCCCTCGGCTTTGCCGTCAACCACCGAACCGGACCAACTTGCCGCACTCAAGGTAAAGTAGGAGTCCCAGCCTATCTTGCAACCGGTGGCTGGGTCAGACACCCAACTTTCCGCCGCCCGGGCAGTAGCGCTGGCGGAGATAATCAACAAACAGACCAATAAAAATATTACCGTTAGTCTAATCGACTTCATGTGCACACCTCCATTTTTTAAAATAACTGATAAGTATTTGCTTTTCATCATGCCACGCTCCTATCAAGGCCAGGGTTACCCTTCCTCTGGTCCATTGACTGTTTCTTTTGTAAAATTGTAACGTTAACAAGAAGAAAAATCAAGGGTTGTACGAGTTGCAAACATTTTCGACATTGACCCATTTTCTATAAGGAAAGCATGCAAAACCGGGGGAGGCGCTGAAAGCCGGCTATTCTATTTTGCCAGATTCATTTCATTTTGCCGCGATGTGTTTAAAAAACCTCCTTTTTCCAACACCGGCAATCTCACAAACCGCCCCCGGTTGTGCATGCTTTCCTACTCCAAATATTGATCTTATCCTAATGGACATCAACATGGGAAAGGGCATGGATGGTACCTATACGGCAGGGATTATTCTGAAGGAGAGAGACGTCCCCATCCTTTTCCTTTCCAGCTATACACAGCACGACGTAGTGGGGTAACCCCAACATTCGTGCAACCAGGGGAAAATTGATTAAAAAAATTGTTATCGTCAGATCTTACATAGGTTTTCTGTTCCGTTGCTACTCAGACTCCGACAGGTAGCAGACATCACAAATGAATTGAACAAGGTTTCTTGTGGTAATTCTTAATATTTAATAAAAGTCAAATCATTGACGTGTAGGTGGAGTTATTACGTATAGTAATTTGAAATATTCACTTTTTATTACATTGAGGACCTGCCGGAGGATGTTGTTGACACAGTGTCAACAACATCATAAATATCTGTAAAGTCAATACGGACGCTGTTTAACACGATTTCACTTTTAAAACTCCCTGATGAGATTCGGAATTCAGGATTTAGTGCTTTTGTCAAAAAAACGTTTGACTAAAAAACAAATAACATATATAAAAACCTATACTATATTTATAAGGGGGCGCATCATGTTTAAAAAAATACTCTATCCAATAGATTTTTCTGAGTATACAGAGGAGATTACCAACTACGCGGTTAGTATTGCAAAAAAATATAGCTCTGAACTCCACTTGCTTCACATCATACCCAATTTAAATTATTTTACTCCCTATGAATCTTTCCTGACCCCGGAAAACCTTATTGCCATCGAACGAAATATCGAGAAGGAGATAGAAAAGGATTTTAATAAGGTAATCAAAAAGATAGATGTTCCAGTCAAAAAGATTATCAAGACAGGGGTCACTTTTGTTGAGATAATTGACTATATCAAAGAAGTGGGTATCGACCTTGTGGTTATGGGGACACACGGGAGAAGCGGCATTGAACATATCCTCATAGGTAGTGTTGCTGAAAAGGTGGTAAGAAAATCTCCCTGTCCGGTCCTTACAGTAAGGCCGAAGGACTTGGTATTCCATATGCCATAGTAGCCTCTGGCAATGAAGAATTAAGAATGAATAATTGTGAATGAAGGGCTTAATGCGATGTATGCTTTAATCAATTCTTCATTGCCAATTCTTCATTCTTAATTAATTTTTCATGCAGTTCCTTAACATTTCTGAGTGGAATAATTTTCATCCCATCAACCCCTTCGACTCCATTCGGACAGAATATTCTATTGATGCCGAGTCTTTCACATTCCTTTAACCGGAGTTCCATGTTCACAACCTTCCTTACTTCGCCGGTTAAGCCTATCTCCCCGAAGAGACAGGTATTTTTTCCAATATTTATATCTTTGTAACTGGAAAGGATAGAGGCAGCTACAGCAAGATCTATCGCAGTTTCGTTGACCTTCATCCCCCCCGTTACATTCACATATACATCCCTGTCAAAAAAAGGTTTTCCCAATACCTTTTCAAGGATTGCGATGATTATGAACAACCTGTTACTGTCGTATCCGAGGGATATCCTTTTAGGGATGGAAAAGTTCGTCTTCGGCGTTATTGCCTGTACCTCAAGGATTATCGGCCGTGAACCCGTTATATAGGGAAACAGAGTACTGCCGGAACCTATATTGCTGCGCTCTGAAACAAAAAACTGTGAAGGATTCTCGACGCTTATGAGCCCTTGCTTGCTCATCTGAAATATGCCTACTTCATCAACGGGTCCGAAGCGATTTTTAATGGCCCTTAACAGCCTGTACGGAAGCATTTTATCACCTTCAAAATAGAGAACAGTGTCAACCATATGTTCGAGGATCTTGGGGCCTGCAATAACCCCCTCTTTGGTCACATGTCCTATAAAAATATGTGCCATATCGGCCCTTTTCATCTCCATGATCAGCCTTGAAGAGACATCTTTTATCTGACCGATGCTGCCCGGAAGCATGGGGAGACTCGTATTGTAGGTAGATTGGATAGAGTCAATCACAACAAGATTGTAAGGAGTTTCCCTTATGGCATGAAGAATATCCTCCAGGCGGTTTGAAGTAAGCATGGAGAAGGGCTTTTGTAAATTTAACCGTTTTTTCCTTAATGAAAGCTGTTTTAAAGACTCCTCTCCCGAAATATACAGCACATTATGCCCAAGCTCGACCATCTTTGAGGCGATCTCAAAGCAAAGGGTTGTCTTACCGATACCCGGGTCTCCTCCGAGAAGTATCGAGGAACCAGACACCAGTCCTCCCCCGAGAACCCTGTCCATCTCTGTCATGCCCAATACAATTTTTTCCTCAATAAAATCTTCATCGTTGATAATCAACGGTTTTTCATGAACCTGGGTCTCTTCTTTTTCAACCTTATACTCTTTTATTGTGTCCCAGCCTGAGCACCTCGGACACTTTCCCATCCATTTATGTGTTTCATATCCGCATGCATCACAGGCGAAAACCGTTTTTTTCATTACTGTTCCATCCCGAGGTTCATCTTTAAAAACGCCAATTGATATTTCATGACTTTGACCAGCCATTCGCGCGTCCTGGGCAATTCGCCGGGAGATACCTCAAGGGTAATCATTCCGTCATAGCCCAACCTCATCATTGTACTCAAAAGCTTTGCAATCGGCAATTCCCCACTTCCCAAAAACAGATGGCTTCCGGAGTTACCATAATCGCTGATATGCACGTTCTTCAATCTGCCTGTCTTGAAAACTGTCAAAAATGCTGCAATCACATCGCCGCCAAAGGTAGCACAGTGTGTGGTGTCAAAGGTGAAATAGAGATTCTTCCTGACACCAAATTCTACCAGGTCTCTATAGTCGTTTAAAACATAAGGGGCAAGCATCAATCTTTTTCCTGAAAGGGGCATATTTTCGATGGTAAGCGCCATATTTTCACAACCGAGCTCTTTTTGAAAGTCTTTAATTTTTTTAAACCATTTGAAAAATTGCAACTCCATGTTAAACCATGAAGGCGGATGAAAATTGACCACTTCTATATGCAATTGCCTGGCAATCTCCAGTGTCTGCAGAAGGGCATTTATCTTATTTCCCCAGGACACCATCTTCATAAACGGTGCGTGGATAGAATAAACAGGGAGGACCTGGAGGCATTCTTTTACGGTATCTATGTAATCTTTTTTATTGAAATGTGTGTTTATTACCAGATCGCAGCCATCAAAGCCTGCTTCTCCGGCAAGATTGAAAATATCATTTATCGGCAGATAGTAAAGGCAACCCGTGGAAAAAAGGATTTTCATACAATGACGATATTTTCATCAATATCGGTAAGCACCCTGTAACAACCGTTCTCCATGAGGATAGTATTTTCGATACCGCAGGCGCCTTTTTTCGGGAACACCATCTTTGGTTCTATCGCAAAAACCATACCCTCTTCTATGGGGTACGTGTGGTTGGCGGAAATGAAGGGGAATTCGGCAAGCTCAATTCCGATACCGTGGGCAAGAAACCGCACTTTGTGAGGCTTGTAACCGAGAAATACATCTCCGTAACCCATGTTATCTGCAAGTTTTTTCGAATATTCGAAAAGTTCTTTACTGATCATGCCTTCAAGCGCCTTATCGAGCACCCTGTAATGGATCTCTTTGCATGCATCGTATGCCTTCACAAAAAGTTCAGGCATGGACTGAATGGCATACATCCTTGTCTGATCAACCTGATAACCGTGATAGCAGATACCGAAGTCAATAAGTATGGGTTCATTTTTTTTAATCTTCTTCATGCTTGCCCCCACCGGAAAGGCCGGTGAAAGCCCCAGACCTCCCATGGGTGAATCCGACTGGCTTACGATACTTCCCGTATGCCCGCTTATGACATGCCATGAATATGCCTCATAATTCAAAGACCTTACACGCAGTAAGCCTTCATGTCCCAACTTTTTCGCATATGCTTCCAGGAGACCGCCAAGCTCAATCTCAGTCATACCCTCTTTCAGTACCTCAGGCACCAGTTGATAGACCTTCTTCTGTATCGCAGCCGCCCCTTCCATTAATCCTATCTCGAAGGGCGATTTTATCTTCCTTATTTCCTTTGTAAGGGGTGAGACATTTATAATCTCCGTATCCCCTATGATGTCCATGAATTTGATGACATCATTGTACGGCATCACATCAAGCTGCAACCCCACCCGTTTCATCGGTTTTATATGTGGCTTGATATCCTTGGCTGAACGCATGGGGACAATCTGTCGTATAGGTGATTCCCTCCGTGCCCTGGAGATTTCCCGTTTTACAAATAAGATGGGCTCCCCCTCGAGGGGAATAAAGATAAGGGAATCCTGCATCGTCCCTGAAAGATAATAATAATCTATTTTATAGTGAAAAAAGGCCCCGTCAATAGAGGCCTTTTCCATTAATATCTTTAACTTCGCTATTCTGTTTTCTATTTCTTTTTTTGGAACGTAAAGCATAACCTGTCCCGCTTTATTTATCTTTCCAAACGGGTTTTCTTTTTTCCATAAAGGCAGCGATACCTTCATTGGCGTCCTCTGTCTTCATGCAGCCATCAAGATACAGTATTTCTGAGGCCTTAAGCGCTTCCATGAAGTCAACATTAAGGCTTGCCTTGATAGCGCGCTTCGTCCACATGGCGACGGGCCTGCTTTGCTTCAGGAAGTCGGCGAGGAATTTATCCACGCCTTCTTTGAAACCCTCTACCGGCAGGACAACATTAACGAGACCCATTGCCTCGGCTTCTTTTGCGTTGATAATCTTCCCGGTGAGGAGAAGTTCATATGTCTTTTTGAGCCCTATAATCTTGACAAACCAGGCCGCCGCAACCGGAGGAAAAACACCGACAGCGATCTCGGGCTGTCCTATCCTCGACTTCTCCGATGCAATCACTATATCGCAGAAAGCCATAAGCTCACATCCGCCTCCAAGAGACCTGCCGTTCACAACTGCAACGGTCGTTACATCCATTTCGGACATGAGCCGGAACATCCGGTGAAAGACTTCAATCATATCGTTCACTTTGTCCGGCGTGTGATCCGCTACATCCACACCGTCGCAGAACGCCTTTTCGCCGGCATGGTCAAAAATCAAAAGCTGTACCGAAGAATCCTTCTTTACCTCAACCAACACCTCATTAATCTCTCTCATCATTAAAATGGTAAGCCAGTTTGAAGGCGGTGCATTCAAGGTGATCCGTGCTACTTTGTCCTTTTTTTCATAAGCAATATAATTAAAACCCATGGTAATCCTCCCTTCATGAGCGTATAGCATTTAGCGTATATAGCATTTAGAAAAAAATCTTTAAACTCTACGCTATGCGCTCAACGCTCAACGCTGGTAAAATAAAAAAAAGGGGGGACAAGCCCCCCTAAAGTTTGTGCTATCCTTACTTCGCCTGCGGTTTGCCGAGCACTTCGCCGAAGTATGCTTCGTTGTTCAGCGCGCCCTTTGCGATGAGCTGACGGTTCTTAATAAAGTCGATCGTATCCACACCGGTGATCTTCTTGGTACTGAATGCGCCGAAACCAAGGAAGGCCTCGCCCATCATGTTTGTTGCCAGCCAGTATCTGTGGTCGTTCTTGATCTGATCCCAGAAGAATTTCTTTTTCTGTCTGATACCGTCAATGGACTTATTCAAGCATCCGGGGAAGAGGTTCGCGAAAATCCAGATAACCCTGTCAACCTCTGCATCGAGAGCCGAAAAATCGTATTTGTTGTTTTTCAGTTGCTCGTTTACCCATGCCCGTGCATCTTTGGCTTCCTGACCCGACTTGTTTTCGCCGTACACGATCGCGCCGTCTTTTACGTATGTATCGGTGATGACCTGCGGGTTCCTGACCCAGTTGCCCTTGTCATCTTTCAGGACAGGGATTGCCTTGGAGATGAGGTTTTTGGCCTTCATCTTGTATGCCGAGAACATTTCGCAGCTTACGCAGCTCCACATTGCATCCTCAGCGCTTAAGAACCAGGGGAGAAAGTCAGAGGAACCGCCCACAGGGGCTGAACCGTGACGGGGACCTGCCTGACCGAAGATTGCGAGGTCAGACGAAATGGCGATATCACATGCAAGACCGATTTCCTGGCCGCCGGCTACCCTCATACCGTTTACACGGCAGATAACCGGTTTCTTGCACATAAGGATGGAGTCTACCATGTTGTTAAAAAGTTCCATATATGAGCCGTATTCTTCCGGGCGCATACTATAATATTCTGAATACTCTTTCGTATTGCCGCCGGTACAGAAGGCGTTGGGGCCCGTGCCGGTAAAAACTACGGCAACTACTTCGCGGTCTGTGGAAGCATTCTCAAAACCGGCGATGACACCTTTTACCATCTCTGTGGTATAGGAATTATACTGGGCCGGGTTATTGAGTGTGATCCATGCATTGTAAAGACCCGGTATTACGTTGCCCTTCGGGTCTTTCAGGGGTCTTTTTTCATACACTGTACATGGAGCTTCCGTACCCCACCATTCTTTTCCATGTCTGCTGTGGTCCTTTAATCCGTTTTCTCTTGGCATCCATTCTAAACCCATACTTTCCTCCTCTTAATGTTTTGTTTTTAATTAAAAATCGGGTGTTAACACCACTCTTTTTGCAGGAGAACCTGCTTTGTGAATCTCTTCAAATGTTGCTGCGATTGTGCTCATCGGCCGCACTTCAACAAATGGGTCGATTTTGATCTTCTTTGAGAGGACCATATCGAGCACGATCGGGTAATACTCAGGCAGGCAACCCCATGTTCCGATTACCTCTGCATCAAAAGCCATCAGTTTTGAGAACATGTATTCGCTTTTTGCCATTCCGAAGCCGACGAGTATCAGCTTTCCAACAAAGGAGAGCAGGTCAAGTGCGAGTTCCTGGCCGGCCTTTGAACCTGTTACTTCAAAGATCTTCCAGCCTGTATTGGCAAGACCGTTAGCCTTGCAGTAGGCTCTCCATTCGCCCACGACCGTTTTATTGTCTTTATCTACCGTGCTGATTACTGCATCGCATCCATATTCGAGCGCCCTCTGGAGTTTTTCAGGGTTTCTGGCGATACCGATAACAGTTTTTGCGCCGAGTGCCTTTGCGGTCTGAGCCATATATACACCCACACCACCGGTTGCACCGAGTATGATTACATTGTCGCCAGGCTGCAGGTCTGCTCTTTTGCATGCCTGATACGGGGTTGTCGCTGCATCTGCAACAACTGCAAGCTGTTCAAGGGCATAGCCCTTTTTGTCCTGAACCAGACAAAGGTCGACTGAAGGGACAACGATATGACTGGCAAATCCACCAAATACACCAATCGAGTTGCCGGGCATTTTCTGGGCAAGGCACCTGTTGCCTCTTCCTGTTTTGCAGAGGATACATTTTCTGCATGGCATGACTGCGGGGATAATAACCTCTTTTCCTACCCAGGCAGGATCACCTGCGATAACCGTTCCGGCAATCTCGTGACCGAGTGCCAGAGGGGGCTTGCTGACGGTTGGAACACCATCAAAGAAATAGCCAAGGTCTGTATGACACACACCACAGCCGGCGATTTCCACTAATACTTCGCCCTCTTTCAGTTCCGGTACAGGAATTTCTGCCATGGCAAGTTTGCCGGGCGTTTTTTCCTTTGTCTCTCTGTTAAATACTGTCGGTTGAACCATCTGCCACTGTTTAATTGTTTTTGGTACTTCAGCCATTACAACACCTCCTTAATATATTTGAAACTGAATATCACCTTCCTACTTCTTACGTCATTCCATAACCACCGTCTACTGGCAGGACTTGTCCTGTAATATACCGTGAGTCATCTGAAGCAAAAAATACGAAGGCTGGTGAAACGTCTTCCGGTTCTGCATACCTTCCAAGAAGGATTCTTTTTGTATAAATTTCTCTTAATTTTTCATCATTTTGAAGTGTAGAAGTCATCTCTGTTGTAACAATGCCGAGAGAAATTACATTGGCAGTCACATTGTACTTTGCAAGCTCTCTGGCGGCTGATTTTGTCAGGGTAACAACCCCGCCTTTTGCCGCTGCGTAATTTATCTGGCCGATTGTGCCAACCATGCCGGCAACAGAAGTTACATTGACAATCCTTCCGTAATTCTGCTGCATAAAATATTTTGATGCCGCCTTAATACAAAGCCATGGACCTCTCATCTGTACATTGACCACCTCGTCCCAGGTAGCCACGCTCAATTTATGCAGCATGCCGGGTTTTGAAATACCCGCATTGTTGATGAGTATATGAATTGAACCAAAATTTTCAACACAGGTGTCGATGATTTTCTGTGCGTCCGCTTCCTGACCCACATCGCCCTTCACCGCAACCGCTTTTCTTCCCATAGCAGTGATCATCCCGACCACTTCATCGGCTGCTTTCTGGTTCCCTGCATAGTTCACGACAACATTGGCCCCCTCTTTTGCGAATTCCAGGCTTATAGCCCTGCCGACGCCCCTTCCGCCGCCTGTGACTACAGCATTTTTGCCCTCTAATTTCATAGTCACCTCTCCTTAATTTTTTAATTGTGAAAATTTTAGTAAACAAAATATTATATGTTAATAGGGATTTATGTCAAGACAAAAAGACATTTCCCATCAAAATTCTAAGAACGTTTTATACCGTCAATACAGTTGCGAGCATTTGTCCTGACTTATAAAAGCAATCCGGTTTCTTCCCTGCTCTTTTGCATTATACTATGGTGGCGTTCTTTCAAACAGGGTAACGCTCGATACCTGTAACATCAGTGTAATACAATAAATTTAAAATAAATTTCACTTGACAAATAAAAAGGCTACTATACAATTATTTTATAGTCACATTATAACTACTTTATAACCATATACTACTAATAACGAAGACAGGGAGGAGGAGGTGTGCTCAAAAAAACGGGAAGCAACTGGAGAGCCGAAAAATACTCTCAACGAAGGGCCCAAAAAAGATTTTAAGTAAAGTAAAGTTCGAAGTCTATGGAGAAGAAATGCTTGAGATCCAGGAGTCTATAACAAAAAGGAAAATAGCAAAGATATGAACTCAGACTATTGAGGCGCATCTCAAAAAACAGAATGTCGTCGGGTTTGTTGCCGAGGATGAAGACGAAGTAGTGGGTTTTATCATCGGGGAGACAAAGGGACCAGGATATTTATACTGCTGTGCGCTGGGACGCCGTTGATATGCTGTCCTTTTTTAAATCCATCGGATTTGATCGGTCCGAATTCATTAACCTTGCGAAGCGCTTGGAATGGTTGTAAAATTTTTTCACAAGATAGTGAAGAGACTTGACAAAAAAATTTCAAATCAAGGAGAATGGTTAAATGTCTGCATATCGCTTGACACAACCACGGGCGCAGTTCACAACGGGAGCGCATTATGCGGAAGACCTTGTAAGACGAAAGGGGATAATTATCGTTTACAAAAAGGGTGCAAAAAACATGAACAAACTGATACATAGAGGGGTCAAAAAATGAGGTATGCAGAGACAGGGTTTAATTTAGAAATTGATCTATCCCGTTCAACTTTTTTTTCTTGACAAACTGTGCCTGCGTGATATATTTAACATTGTTAAATAATTCACATACGTAGTATGTGGAACAAGTAATGGGATTTTAGAAGAGATTAATTATCGTTTA
Encoded proteins:
- a CDS encoding PDZ domain-containing protein, whose translation is MQKQYLIKRILLLAVIILTVSAGGIHASDIPKYTTEWGFYGTITEGNGMLVSQVTPKSAAADAGLQSGDIIIAMNGVAVKSFSAFARRPPYVPVKLLVRRQDTEIERTILPRGLVKLEVLDLKQKFTIPGVPAHENPSAVSAIDALDYINVLDQVVLDPKSGQITIIGHYDKDYDTGVIPFLDLLKTALVYPAPVLNLKPTPDTKKEFIEIGLRKEYATFEQMIAAVRGHPELERDRQLMIKEMSKAYGLTPDEYVAWYNYVKLDKNKEIFPPSPIRGIQVKVFSKLGYSEVAKALELSFQNTPDAAIKALQVLGRSDEARTILNQNSANSDMMVGALMGATYLAILKDTKLASPEQLATLHDRYIAQSMTWQTVLKTAQNFLMPYQPKNSKPNIMNEAFNRITLSTPAMLLLERVHPGYSYIEPINLDKNSQLARIMYEADYALKSISVMPELFQNIPGSRTKMEYGIENRLMDGEKRQFLHVWLEPKMVQMTVSPERTVVAFVSSQMLFSAGDDADYWNLPPDKELNHEYDAWCAQVMNHYDAYARIIPAFHKVREAAKIIALAKWIIAEKIPLDLRTVTQEKWDMPDKVPIFWVLMQSYFQPKGKADYVGQIDRMANGGISFERSNWTRMTPSTISETRVADQLTLSAGLGQKAVKALKDGDMEQARYLAELSAQAMSGGLSRANLAKLNIVVPEAKPVPVSPANVQLQKEVIKKTHQLIVTLGQDPSSIGTATSTLAQLNRLYDQVRDNPAAASDYLLQLQTGKLPPTVTAQTTAAKPPTDTVCGESSLGATTLSAEREEYLTKKMNEAQDRLRHINEALKKLVAINVAQQAEINKLTAEITEQYKKAQDRAWDVVFDLLTSVSLDAFGAEQVKRVKGIEDAITGKIALKTTPLNAAALQKVEEEIKLLQSTKFRLEEAYSSTDNLIALFKGVSYANNIDDWQRKNQSAWERAKTSLALLGNLALDHPALEKWLGKKAFFAGEKLWQVAAMGKMAYYAWGFYMDILTQIAIWEPMTANLQNNLNYNTQAMESLRQKAAKTYREIGCIEEKLR
- a CDS encoding universal stress protein; its protein translation is MFKKILYPIDFSEYTEEITNYAVSIAKKYSSELHLLHIIPNLNYFTPYESFLTPENLIAIERNIEKEIEKDFNKVIKKIDVPVKKIIKTGVTFVEIIDYIKEVGIDLVVMGTHGRSGIEHILIGSVAEKVVRKSPCPVLTVRPKDLVFHMP
- the radA gene encoding DNA repair protein RadA, with protein sequence MKKTVFACDACGYETHKWMGKCPRCSGWDTIKEYKVEKEETQVHEKPLIINDEDFIEEKIVLGMTEMDRVLGGGLVSGSSILLGGDPGIGKTTLCFEIASKMVELGHNVLYISGEESLKQLSLRKKRLNLQKPFSMLTSNRLEDILHAIRETPYNLVVIDSIQSTYNTSLPMLPGSIGQIKDVSSRLIMEMKRADMAHIFIGHVTKEGVIAGPKILEHMVDTVLYFEGDKMLPYRLLRAIKNRFGPVDEVGIFQMSKQGLISVENPSQFFVSERSNIGSGSTLFPYITGSRPIILEVQAITPKTNFSIPKRISLGYDSNRLFIIIAILEKVLGKPFFDRDVYVNVTGGMKVNETAIDLAVAASILSSYKDINIGKNTCLFGEIGLTGEVRKVVNMELRLKECERLGINRIFCPNGVEGVDGMKIIPLRNVKELHEKLIKNEELAMKN
- a CDS encoding sugar phosphate isomerase/epimerase; translation: MKILFSTGCLYYLPINDIFNLAGEAGFDGCDLVINTHFNKKDYIDTVKECLQVLPVYSIHAPFMKMVSWGNKINALLQTLEIARQLHIEVVNFHPPSWFNMELQFFKWFKKIKDFQKELGCENMALTIENMPLSGKRLMLAPYVLNDYRDLVEFGVRKNLYFTFDTTHCATFGGDVIAAFLTVFKTGRLKNVHISDYGNSGSHLFLGSGELPIAKLLSTMMRLGYDGMITLEVSPGELPRTREWLVKVMKYQLAFLKMNLGMEQ
- a CDS encoding Xaa-Pro peptidase family protein, with product MKVSLPLWKKENPFGKINKAGQVMLYVPKKEIENRIAKLKILMEKASIDGAFFHYKIDYYYLSGTMQDSLIFIPLEGEPILFVKREISRARRESPIRQIVPMRSAKDIKPHIKPMKRVGLQLDVMPYNDVIKFMDIIGDTEIINVSPLTKEIRKIKSPFEIGLMEGAAAIQKKVYQLVPEVLKEGMTEIELGGLLEAYAKKLGHEGLLRVRSLNYEAYSWHVISGHTGSIVSQSDSPMGGLGLSPAFPVGASMKKIKKNEPILIDFGICYHGYQVDQTRMYAIQSMPELFVKAYDACKEIHYRVLDKALEGMISKELFEYSKKLADNMGYGDVFLGYKPHKVRFLAHGIGIELAEFPFISANHTYPIEEGMVFAIEPKMVFPKKGACGIENTILMENGCYRVLTDIDENIVIV
- a CDS encoding enoyl-CoA hydratase/isomerase family protein, encoding MGFNYIAYEKKDKVARITLNAPPSNWLTILMMREINEVLVEVKKDSSVQLLIFDHAGEKAFCDGVDVADHTPDKVNDMIEVFHRMFRLMSEMDVTTVAVVNGRSLGGGCELMAFCDIVIASEKSRIGQPEIAVGVFPPVAAAWFVKIIGLKKTYELLLTGKIINAKEAEAMGLVNVVLPVEGFKEGVDKFLADFLKQSRPVAMWTKRAIKASLNVDFMEALKASEILYLDGCMKTEDANEGIAAFMEKRKPVWKDK
- the oah gene encoding 6-oxocyclohex-1-ene-1-carbonyl-CoA hydratase, with the translated sequence MGLEWMPRENGLKDHSRHGKEWWGTEAPCTVYEKRPLKDPKGNVIPGLYNAWITLNNPAQYNSYTTEMVKGVIAGFENASTDREVVAVVFTGTGPNAFCTGGNTKEYSEYYSMRPEEYGSYMELFNNMVDSILMCKKPVICRVNGMRVAGGQEIGLACDIAISSDLAIFGQAGPRHGSAPVGGSSDFLPWFLSAEDAMWSCVSCEMFSAYKMKAKNLISKAIPVLKDDKGNWVRNPQVITDTYVKDGAIVYGENKSGQEAKDARAWVNEQLKNNKYDFSALDAEVDRVIWIFANLFPGCLNKSIDGIRQKKKFFWDQIKNDHRYWLATNMMGEAFLGFGAFSTKKITGVDTIDFIKNRQLIAKGALNNEAYFGEVLGKPQAK